Proteins encoded together in one Amblyomma americanum isolate KBUSLIRL-KWMA chromosome 1, ASM5285725v1, whole genome shotgun sequence window:
- the LOC144117035 gene encoding palmitoyltransferase ZDHHC2-like, whose protein sequence is MATSSGGSESARRRRSNHEFFACLPVAMVEGAQRFAFSTVFHLLLLLCLWSFVQTTVTAVPPIPGYFGLSESDQRLLEQCADDEARGDFLDILAENWGVLTRGPSGGVRFCERCQQVKPNRAHHCSQCRR, encoded by the exons ATGGCGACCTCCTCGGGTGGCTCCGAGTcggcccgccgccgccgctccaaCCACGAGTTCTTCGCCTGCCTTCCGGTCGCCATGGTG GAAGGCGCCCAGCGCTTTGCCTTCAGCACCGTgttccacctgctgctgctgctgtgcctctGGTCGTTCGTGCAGACCACCGTGACCGCAGTGCCGCCCATCCCAGGCTACTTCGGCCTCAGCGAGAGCGACCAGCGTCTGCTGGAGCAATGCGCCGACGACGAGGCCCGCGGAGACTTCCTCGATATCCTGGCGGAGAACTGGGGCGTGCTGACGCGGGGTCCCAGCGGGGGCGTACGCTTCTGCGAACGCTGTCAGCAGGTGAAGCCCAACCGAGCGCACCACTGCTCCCAGTGCCGTAGGTGA
- the LOC144096688 gene encoding palmitoyltransferase ZDHHC2-like, producing MNHHCPWFNNCVCFSTYKFFLLTIFYVVALCVFRLASATHLVAGAWSSNACTYVTLNCTFLYAFGVMLVLVLGSFLYLHFTMVCNNVTTLEDLRPHLFKDDRDSFDIGFRDNIAEVFGHRKALRFLPVFTSLGDGARFPTRLHPDRYVYGPPVTVVVEERRLSVPVPPLAVTDEVPALPVLTSCRRPVPSTEGPLGGLTLTPFVAPPRGSLSFLPPTTITVVPPTEAAASVRLSESKKDLPPIVVASAFTSMEVRLLCATLPSPQASREHSFYCGMGCPGVRGRG from the exons ATGAACCACCACTGCCCTTGGTTCAACAACTGCGTCTGCTTCAGCACCTACAAGTTCTTCCTGCTCACCATCTTCTACGTGGTGGCCTTGTGCGTGTTCAGACTGGCCAGCGCCACGCATCTCGTGGCTGGCGCCTGGTCCAGCAACGCCTGCACTTACGTCACGCTCAACTGCACCTTCCTCTACGCGTTCGGCGTTATGCTGGTTCTGGTGCTTGGCTCCTTCCTCTACCTGCACTTCACCATGGTGTGCAACAACGTCACCACCCTCGAAGACCTGCGCCCCCATCTGTTCAAGGATGACAG AGACTCGTTCGACATTGGCTTCAGGGACAACATCGCCGAGGTGTTTGGCCACCGCAAGGCCCTCCGGTTCCTGCCGGTTTTCACCTCACTGGGAGACGGCGCCCGCTTCCCCACGCGGCTGCACCCGGACCGTTACGTCTACGGGCCTCCCGTCACGGTGGTGGTCGAGGAGCGCAGGCTCTCTGTTCCGGTCCCTCCGTTGGCCGTAACGGACGAGGTCCCCGCGTTGCCGGTTTTGACGTCGTGCCGCCGGCCCGTTCCATCGACGGAGGGCCCGCTAGGGGGCCTCACGCTGACTCCTTTCGTGGCGCCGCCTCGCGGCagtctctcctttcttcctccgaCGACGATCACCGTCGTGCCACCAACGGAAGCCGCGGCGTCTGTTCGGCTCTCTGAGAGCAAGAAGGATTTACCGCCGATAGTAGTGGCATCGGCATTCACTTCTATGGAAGTGCGTTTACTCTGTGCTACGCTTCCGTCTCCACAGGCTTCCCGTGAACACAGCTTCTACTGTGGCATGGGCTGTCCGGGGGTGCGGGGAAGGGGCTAG